A region from the Mycobacterium heidelbergense genome encodes:
- a CDS encoding endolytic transglycosylase MltG, protein MVDSARRTSRVAREARRREEQSKKRRRLAVRVGLALIVVVAVAAVFAGTKLWHVVFGSGDDYTGGGQRDIVIQVQAGDSTTMVGETLQSQQVVKTVRAFVNAAHGNSAINSIQPGFYRLRTEIPAANAVARLADPNNRVGRLVIPEGRQLDDTTDMKTNKVNPGILTLISRATCVDLDGNRRCVSVDALRAAAGNSAPAVLAVPPWAIEPVTELGKDHRRIEGLIAPGTFNVDPAASAESILTGLISAGAVEYMKSGLLDSAQAMGLSPYDILVVGSLVQQEADSQDFPKVAQVIYNRLHAHHTLEFDSTVNYPLDRREVATTDGDRAQRTPWNTYVSQGLPATAICSPGVDALRAAEHPQPGDWLYFVTIDAQGTTLFTKDYQQHLANIELAKRNGVLDSAR, encoded by the coding sequence GTGGTTGACAGCGCGCGCAGGACCAGCCGCGTCGCCCGAGAAGCGCGCCGGCGCGAAGAGCAGAGCAAGAAGCGGCGCCGCCTCGCCGTCCGGGTCGGGCTCGCGCTGATCGTCGTGGTCGCGGTGGCCGCCGTCTTCGCCGGCACCAAGCTGTGGCACGTGGTGTTCGGCTCCGGCGACGACTACACCGGCGGCGGCCAGCGCGACATCGTCATCCAGGTCCAGGCCGGCGACTCGACCACCATGGTCGGCGAGACGCTGCAGAGCCAGCAGGTGGTCAAGACGGTGCGGGCGTTCGTCAACGCCGCCCACGGCAACAGCGCGATCAACTCGATCCAGCCCGGCTTCTACCGCCTGCGCACCGAGATCCCGGCGGCCAACGCCGTCGCGCGGCTGGCCGACCCGAACAACCGGGTGGGGCGGCTGGTCATCCCGGAGGGCCGGCAGCTCGACGACACCACCGACATGAAGACCAACAAGGTCAACCCCGGCATACTCACCCTGATCTCCCGGGCCACCTGCGTGGACCTCGACGGCAACCGGCGCTGCGTGTCGGTGGACGCCCTGCGCGCGGCGGCCGGCAACAGCGCGCCCGCGGTGCTGGCGGTGCCGCCGTGGGCCATCGAGCCGGTCACCGAGCTGGGCAAGGACCACCGCAGGATCGAGGGCCTGATCGCGCCGGGGACCTTCAACGTCGACCCCGCGGCGTCGGCCGAAAGCATCCTGACGGGCCTGATCAGCGCCGGCGCCGTGGAGTACATGAAGTCCGGCCTGCTGGACTCCGCCCAGGCAATGGGGCTGTCGCCGTACGACATCCTGGTGGTGGGGTCGCTGGTGCAGCAGGAGGCCGACTCGCAGGACTTTCCCAAGGTGGCGCAGGTCATCTACAACCGCCTGCACGCCCACCACACGCTGGAATTCGATTCGACGGTGAACTATCCGCTGGACCGCCGCGAGGTGGCCACCACCGACGGCGACCGCGCCCAGCGGACCCCCTGGAACACCTACGTGTCCCAGGGCCTGCCCGCCACGGCGATCTGTTCGCCCGGCGTCGACGCGCTGCGCGCGGCCGAGCATCCCCAGCCGGGTGACTGGCTGTACTTCGTCACCATCGACGCCCAGGGCACGACGCTGTTCACCAAGGATTATCAACAGCATTTGGCCAATATCGAGCTGGCTAAGCGCAACGGTGTCCTCGATTCAGCGCGCTAG
- the ruvX gene encoding Holliday junction resolvase RuvX, with amino-acid sequence MVSAQHRLPDRPGDPDQDQPGQGPRRGRSIGVDVGSVRIGVAVSDPDGILATPVETVRRDRSGRHLRRLAQLAAELEAVEVVVGLPRTLADRTGASAKDAIDVAEALAARIAPTPVRLADERLTTVSAQRSLRAAGVRAKEQRAVIDQAAAVAILQSWLDQRRGATRG; translated from the coding sequence GTGGTTTCCGCACAGCACCGGCTACCCGACCGGCCCGGCGATCCTGACCAGGATCAGCCGGGGCAGGGGCCGCGGCGCGGGAGAAGCATCGGCGTCGACGTGGGTAGCGTGCGCATCGGCGTGGCCGTCAGCGACCCCGACGGCATCCTGGCCACCCCGGTGGAAACGGTGCGCCGCGACCGTTCCGGCAGGCACCTGCGCCGGCTGGCCCAGCTCGCCGCCGAGCTGGAGGCCGTCGAGGTCGTCGTCGGGCTGCCGCGCACCCTGGCCGACCGCACCGGGGCGTCGGCCAAAGACGCCATCGACGTGGCCGAGGCCCTCGCCGCGCGGATCGCCCCCACGCCGGTGCGGCTCGCCGACGAGCGGCTCACCACGGTGAGCGCCCAGCGTTCCCTGCGGGCGGCGGGGGTGCGGGCCAAGGAGCAGCGGGCGGTGATCGACCAGGCGGCGGCGGTGGCGATCCTGCAGAGCTGGCTCGACCAGCGCCGGGGGGCCACCCGTGGTTGA
- the aroC gene encoding chorismate synthase, with the protein MLSWITAGESHGRALVAVVDGMVAGVEVTSTDIADQLARRRLGYGRGARMAFERDAVTVLSGIRHGVTLGGPIAIEIGNTEWPKWETVMAADPVDPADLENSARNAPLTRPRPGHADYAGMLKYGFDDARPVLERASARETAARVAAGTVARLFLRQALGVEVLSHVIAIGPSVPYDGPPPRAEDLPAIDASPVRAFDKAAEKSMIAEIEAAKKDGDTLGGVVEVVALGLPVGLGSFTSGDNRLDGQLAAAVMGIQAIKGVEIGDGFETARRRGSRAHDEMYPGPDGVVRSTNRAGGLEGGMTNGQPLRVRAAMKPISTVPRALATVDMATGDEAVAIHQRSDVCAVPAAGVVVETMVALVLARAALQKFGGDSLAETRRNAEAYRRAVADRESPAARGTA; encoded by the coding sequence GTGTTGAGCTGGATCACCGCCGGGGAGTCGCACGGCCGCGCGTTGGTGGCCGTGGTCGACGGCATGGTCGCCGGCGTGGAGGTCACGTCGACCGACATCGCCGACCAGCTGGCCCGCCGCCGGCTGGGCTACGGTCGCGGCGCGCGGATGGCGTTCGAGCGCGACGCGGTGACCGTGCTGTCCGGGATACGCCATGGCGTCACGCTGGGCGGGCCCATCGCCATCGAGATCGGCAACACCGAATGGCCCAAGTGGGAAACCGTGATGGCCGCCGACCCGGTCGACCCCGCCGACCTGGAAAATTCGGCCCGCAACGCCCCGCTCACCCGGCCCCGGCCAGGCCACGCCGACTACGCGGGCATGCTCAAGTACGGCTTCGACGACGCCCGCCCGGTGCTGGAGCGGGCCAGCGCCCGCGAGACCGCGGCCCGGGTGGCGGCGGGGACCGTCGCGCGGTTGTTTCTGCGTCAGGCGCTGGGCGTCGAGGTGCTCTCCCACGTCATCGCGATCGGCCCGTCGGTGCCCTACGACGGCCCGCCGCCGCGGGCCGAGGACCTGCCCGCCATCGACGCCAGCCCGGTCCGCGCATTCGACAAGGCCGCCGAGAAGTCAATGATCGCCGAGATCGAGGCGGCCAAGAAGGACGGCGACACCCTCGGCGGCGTGGTCGAGGTCGTGGCGCTGGGCCTGCCCGTCGGGCTGGGATCGTTCACCAGCGGCGACAACCGGCTCGACGGCCAGCTGGCCGCCGCCGTCATGGGAATCCAGGCGATCAAGGGCGTCGAGATCGGCGACGGCTTCGAGACCGCACGCCGCCGCGGCAGCCGCGCCCACGACGAGATGTACCCCGGGCCCGACGGCGTCGTCCGCTCGACCAACCGCGCCGGTGGGCTGGAGGGCGGCATGACGAACGGCCAGCCGCTGCGGGTGCGGGCCGCGATGAAGCCCATCTCGACCGTGCCGCGGGCGCTGGCCACCGTCGACATGGCCACCGGCGACGAGGCCGTCGCCATCCACCAGCGCTCCGACGTGTGCGCGGTGCCGGCCGCCGGGGTCGTGGTCGAGACCATGGTGGCGCTGGTGCTGGCCCGCGCGGCGCTGCAGAAGTTCGGCGGCGACTCGCTGGCCGAGACCCGCCGCAACGCCGAGGCGTACCGGCGCGCGGTCGCCGACCGGGAATCCCCGGCCGCGCGGGGTACCGCGTGA
- the aroQ gene encoding type II 3-dehydroquinate dehydratase: protein MTVHVINGPNLGRLGRREPDVYGDTTHDQLAALIEREAAALGLKAVVRQTDDEAQLLDWIHSAADAGEPVILNAGGLTHTSVALRDACAELSAPLIEVHISNVHAREEFRRHSYISPVATGVIVGLGIQGYLLALRYLAEPTTG, encoded by the coding sequence ATGACCGTGCACGTGATCAACGGCCCGAACCTGGGCCGGCTGGGCCGGCGCGAGCCCGACGTGTACGGGGACACGACACACGACCAGCTGGCCGCGCTGATCGAGCGCGAGGCCGCCGCCCTCGGCCTGAAAGCCGTTGTGCGGCAGACCGATGACGAAGCCCAACTGCTGGACTGGATCCATTCGGCCGCCGACGCCGGCGAACCGGTGATCCTCAACGCCGGGGGCCTCACCCACACCTCGGTCGCGCTGCGCGACGCGTGCGCCGAGCTGAGCGCGCCGCTGATCGAGGTGCACATCTCCAATGTGCATGCGCGCGAGGAGTTTCGGCGCCACTCCTACATCAGCCCCGTCGCGACCGGCGTGATCGTCGGGCTGGGAATCCAGGGCTACCTGCTCGCCCTGCGCTACCTGGCCGAGCCGACGACGGGCTAA
- a CDS encoding shikimate dehydrogenase: protein MQRARKAGVLGRPIAHSKSPDLHLAAYRALGLHDWTYERIECGAEELPAVVSGLGPEWVGVSVTAPGKFAALDFADERTERAALVGSANTLVRTPAGWRADNTDVDGVAGALGPVSGRALVCGSGGTAPAAVVGLAGLGVTGITVVARDAQKAARLVDLGGRVGVTVRFCEPDSDSLAAEVAAAQALVNTLPADVAARYAEALAGVPVLLDAVYDPWPTPLADAVAAAGGRVIGGLQMLLHQAFSQVEQFTGLPAPRAAMAAALR from the coding sequence ATTCAGCGCGCTAGAAAGGCCGGGGTGCTCGGGCGCCCCATCGCCCATTCGAAGTCCCCGGACCTGCACCTAGCCGCGTATCGGGCGCTGGGCCTGCACGACTGGACCTACGAGCGCATCGAGTGCGGCGCCGAGGAGCTGCCGGCGGTGGTTTCGGGCCTGGGGCCGGAGTGGGTCGGCGTGTCGGTGACCGCGCCGGGCAAGTTCGCCGCCCTGGACTTCGCCGACGAGCGCACCGAGCGCGCGGCCCTGGTCGGGTCGGCCAACACCCTGGTGCGCACGCCGGCCGGCTGGCGGGCCGACAACACCGACGTCGACGGGGTGGCTGGCGCGCTGGGCCCGGTCTCGGGACGGGCGCTGGTCTGTGGATCGGGCGGCACCGCGCCGGCGGCCGTCGTGGGCCTGGCCGGGCTCGGCGTCACCGGCATCACCGTCGTGGCGCGGGACGCGCAGAAGGCGGCCCGGCTGGTGGACCTGGGCGGCCGGGTCGGGGTGACCGTCCGGTTCTGCGAACCGGACAGCGATTCGTTGGCCGCAGAGGTGGCGGCCGCTCAGGCGCTGGTCAACACGCTGCCGGCTGACGTGGCGGCGCGGTATGCCGAGGCGCTCGCGGGGGTGCCGGTGCTGCTGGACGCCGTCTACGATCCGTGGCCCACGCCGCTGGCCGACGCGGTGGCCGCCGCCGGCGGCCGGGTGATCGGCGGCCTGCAGATGCTGCTGCATCAGGCGTTTTCCCAGGTGGAGCAGTTCACCGGGCTGCCCGCGCCGCGAGCGGCGATGGCGGCCGCGCTGCGTTAG
- a CDS encoding B-4DMT family transporter — MRNWMLRGLAFAAAMVVVRLFQGALINAWQTQAGLISVLLLLLFVIGVAVWGVIDGRADAVAHPDPDRREDLAMTWLLAGLVAGFLSGAVSWLIALVYTALYTGGLINEVTTFAAFTALIVFLPGIIGVTAGRWQVDRNPPPRREAAADEERADTDVFSAVRADDAPTGEIPAQAAAGAQAEEHTAAIATAERDAPTEAIATAQPDAPTEAIPTAADDDAKTDQP, encoded by the coding sequence ATGAGGAACTGGATGCTGCGCGGACTGGCGTTTGCCGCGGCCATGGTCGTCGTCCGTTTGTTTCAAGGGGCACTGATCAACGCCTGGCAGACGCAGGCCGGGCTGATCAGTGTGCTGCTGCTGCTTCTGTTCGTGATCGGCGTCGCCGTGTGGGGGGTGATCGACGGCCGAGCCGACGCCGTGGCACACCCGGATCCGGATCGCCGCGAGGATCTGGCGATGACCTGGCTGCTGGCCGGCCTGGTCGCGGGGTTCCTCAGCGGCGCCGTCTCCTGGCTCATCGCGCTGGTGTACACGGCCCTGTACACCGGGGGCCTGATCAATGAGGTGACGACGTTCGCGGCGTTCACCGCGCTCATCGTCTTCCTGCCGGGGATCATCGGGGTGACCGCCGGCCGCTGGCAGGTGGACCGCAATCCGCCGCCCCGCCGCGAGGCCGCGGCGGACGAGGAGCGGGCCGACACCGACGTCTTCTCCGCGGTCCGCGCCGACGACGCGCCCACCGGCGAGATCCCCGCGCAGGCGGCGGCCGGGGCCCAGGCCGAGGAACACACCGCGGCGATCGCGACCGCCGAGCGCGACGCGCCCACCGAGGCGATCGCGACGGCCCAGCCCGACGCGCCCACCGAGGCGATCCCCACCGCCGCCGACGACGACGCGAAGACCGATCAGCCCTAG
- the alaS gene encoding alanine--tRNA ligase, whose translation MQTHEIRKRFLDHFVKAGHTEVPSASVILDDPNLLFVNAGMVQFVPFFLGARTPPYATATSIQKCIRTPDIDEVGITTRHNTFFQMAGNFSFGDYFKREAIELAWSLLTDSIDDGGYGLDPERLWATVYFDDDEAFGLWQEIAGLPVERIQRRGMEDNYWSMGIPGPCGPSSEIYYDRGPEFGVGGGPIANEDRYVELWNLVFMQSERGEGTGKTDFEILGPLPRKNIDTGMGVERVAFVLQGVHNVYETDLLRPVIDLVAARGPRPYDVGNHEDDVRYRIIADHSRTAAILIGDGVSPGNEGRGYVLRRLLRRVIRSAKLLGIEDPIVGDLMATVRDAMGPSYPELVTDFDRIRRIAVAEETAFNRTLASGSRLFEEVAGATKAAGAGAISGSDAFTLHDTYGFPIDLTLEMASEAGLHVDEIGFRELMAEQRRRAKADAAARKHAHADLSAYRELVDAGPTEFTGFDELASQAKILGIFVDGKRVPVVAHGLHGDAAGADRVELVLDRTPLYAESGGQIADEGTISGTGANESARAAVTDVQKIAKTLYVHRVNVESGEFVEGDTVVAAVDPGWRKGATQGHSGTHMVHAALRQVLGPNAVQAGSLNRPGYLRFDFNWQGPLSDTQRTQIEEVTNEAVQADFEVHTFTERLEKAKAMGAMALFGEAYPDEVRVVEIGGPFSLELCGGTHVHNSAQIGPVTILGESSIGSGVRRVEAYVGLDSFRHLAKERALMAGLASSLKVPSEEVPARVANLVERLRAAEKELERARLAGARAAATDAAAGAQRIGNVRVVAQRMADGMTAADLRSLVGDVRGKLGGDPGVVALVSGGDTVPYAVAVNAAAQDLGLRADDLVKHFAVAVDGRGGGKADLAQGSGKNPAGIDAALDAVRSAIAVIARAG comes from the coding sequence GTGCAGACACACGAGATCAGGAAGCGATTCCTCGATCATTTCGTGAAGGCGGGCCACACCGAGGTGCCGAGCGCGTCGGTGATCCTCGACGACCCCAACCTGCTCTTCGTCAACGCCGGCATGGTCCAGTTCGTGCCGTTCTTCCTGGGCGCGCGCACGCCGCCGTACGCGACGGCCACCAGCATCCAGAAGTGCATCCGCACACCCGACATCGACGAGGTGGGCATCACCACCCGGCACAACACCTTCTTCCAGATGGCCGGCAACTTCTCGTTCGGCGACTACTTCAAGCGCGAGGCCATCGAACTGGCGTGGAGCCTGCTGACCGACAGCATCGACGACGGCGGATACGGTCTGGACCCCGAAAGGCTTTGGGCCACAGTCTATTTCGATGACGACGAGGCCTTCGGGCTGTGGCAGGAGATCGCCGGGCTGCCGGTGGAGCGCATCCAGCGCCGCGGCATGGAGGACAACTACTGGTCGATGGGGATCCCCGGTCCGTGCGGCCCGTCGTCGGAGATCTACTACGACCGCGGCCCGGAATTCGGGGTCGGCGGCGGCCCGATCGCCAACGAGGACCGCTACGTCGAGCTGTGGAACCTGGTGTTCATGCAGAGCGAACGCGGCGAGGGCACCGGCAAGACCGACTTCGAGATCCTCGGGCCGTTGCCGCGCAAGAACATCGACACCGGCATGGGCGTCGAGCGGGTGGCGTTCGTGCTGCAGGGCGTGCACAACGTCTACGAGACCGACCTGCTGCGCCCGGTCATCGACCTTGTCGCCGCCCGCGGCCCACGCCCCTATGACGTCGGAAACCACGAGGACGACGTGCGCTACCGCATCATCGCCGACCACAGCCGCACCGCGGCGATCCTGATCGGCGACGGCGTCAGCCCCGGCAACGAGGGACGCGGGTACGTGCTGCGCCGGCTGCTGCGCCGGGTGATCCGCTCGGCCAAGCTGCTCGGCATCGAGGATCCGATCGTCGGCGACCTGATGGCCACCGTGCGCGACGCGATGGGCCCCTCGTACCCCGAACTCGTCACCGATTTCGACCGGATCCGGCGCATCGCCGTCGCCGAGGAGACCGCGTTCAATCGCACGCTGGCGTCGGGCTCGAGGCTGTTCGAGGAGGTCGCGGGCGCCACCAAGGCGGCGGGCGCCGGGGCGATTTCCGGGTCGGACGCCTTCACCCTGCACGACACCTACGGCTTCCCGATCGACCTCACCCTCGAGATGGCGTCGGAGGCCGGCCTGCACGTCGACGAGATCGGCTTCCGGGAACTGATGGCCGAGCAGCGCCGCCGCGCCAAGGCCGACGCCGCCGCGCGCAAGCACGCGCACGCCGACCTGAGCGCCTACCGCGAGCTGGTCGACGCCGGGCCCACCGAGTTCACCGGCTTCGACGAGTTGGCCTCCCAGGCAAAGATTTTGGGCATCTTCGTCGACGGCAAGCGGGTGCCGGTGGTCGCGCACGGTTTGCACGGGGACGCGGCCGGCGCCGACCGGGTCGAACTGGTGCTGGACCGCACCCCGCTCTACGCCGAGTCGGGCGGCCAGATCGCCGACGAGGGCACCATCAGCGGAACCGGCGCCAACGAGAGCGCCCGCGCGGCCGTCACCGACGTGCAGAAGATCGCCAAAACCCTGTACGTGCACCGGGTTAACGTCGAGTCCGGGGAATTCGTGGAGGGCGACACCGTCGTCGCGGCGGTCGACCCGGGCTGGCGCAAGGGCGCCACCCAGGGGCACTCGGGCACCCACATGGTGCACGCCGCGCTGCGACAAGTGCTGGGGCCCAACGCCGTTCAGGCGGGCTCGCTGAACCGCCCCGGCTACCTGCGGTTCGACTTCAACTGGCAGGGGCCGCTATCGGACACCCAGCGCACCCAGATCGAGGAGGTCACCAACGAGGCCGTGCAGGCCGACTTCGAGGTGCACACCTTCACCGAGCGGCTGGAGAAGGCCAAGGCGATGGGGGCGATGGCGCTCTTCGGCGAGGCCTACCCCGACGAGGTGCGGGTGGTGGAGATCGGCGGGCCGTTCTCGCTGGAGCTGTGCGGTGGAACGCACGTGCACAACTCGGCGCAGATCGGCCCGGTGACCATCCTGGGCGAATCGTCGATCGGCTCCGGGGTGCGCCGGGTGGAGGCCTACGTCGGGCTGGACTCGTTCCGGCACCTGGCCAAGGAGCGCGCGCTGATGGCGGGGCTGGCGTCGTCGCTGAAGGTGCCCTCCGAGGAGGTGCCCGCCCGGGTGGCCAACCTGGTGGAGCGGCTCAGGGCCGCCGAGAAGGAACTCGAGCGCGCCCGGCTGGCGGGCGCCCGGGCCGCCGCGACCGACGCCGCGGCCGGCGCGCAGCGCATCGGTAACGTGCGTGTGGTGGCGCAGCGGATGGCGGACGGGATGACGGCGGCCGATTTGCGCTCCCTGGTCGGCGACGTCCGCGGCAAGCTGGGCGGCGATCCCGGCGTGGTCGCGCTCGTCTCGGGGGGCGACACCGTGCCGTACGCGGTCGCCGTCAACGCGGCCGCCCAGGACCTCGGCCTCCGCGCCGACGACCTGGTCAAGCACTTCGCCGTGGCCGTCGACGGCAGGGGCGGCGGCAAGGCCGACCTGGCGCAGGGCTCGGGGAAGAATCCGGCCGGCATCGACGCGGCGCTCGACGCGGTCCGCTCCGCGATCGCCGTGATAGCGCGGGCCGGTTGA
- a CDS encoding M24 family metallopeptidase, protein MTYSQRRYNLKAHIGGSGLDAMLVTDLVNVRYLSGFTGSNGALLVFADDRAPVLATDGRYRTQAAEQAPDLEVAIERAVGRYLAGWAADADVGKLGFESNAVTVDGFDALTCAVEERGGATELVRAAGTVEALREVKDAGEVALLRLACEAADAALTDLMARGGLRAGRSEREVSRELDSLMLDHGADAVSFETIVAAGPNSAIPHHRPTDAVLEDGDFVKIDFGALVAGYHSDMTRTFVLGKAGKAAAWQLEIYQLVAEAQRAGREALKPGAGLRDVDAAARRLIADAGYGEQFGHGLGHGVGLEIHEAPGIGATSAGTLLAGSVVTVEPGVYLPGRGGVRIEDTLVVAGENPELLTRFPKELAIL, encoded by the coding sequence GTGACATATTCCCAGCGTCGATACAATCTGAAAGCGCACATCGGGGGCAGCGGGCTGGACGCGATGCTGGTCACGGACCTGGTCAACGTGCGATACCTGTCGGGATTCACCGGATCGAACGGCGCGTTGCTGGTGTTCGCCGACGACCGCGCCCCCGTGCTGGCCACCGACGGCCGCTACCGCACCCAGGCCGCGGAGCAGGCACCCGACCTCGAGGTCGCCATCGAGCGGGCCGTCGGGCGCTACCTGGCGGGGTGGGCCGCCGACGCGGACGTGGGGAAGCTGGGTTTCGAAAGCAACGCCGTCACCGTCGACGGCTTCGACGCGCTGACCTGCGCGGTGGAGGAGCGCGGGGGGGCGACCGAGCTGGTGCGGGCCGCCGGAACCGTGGAGGCGCTGCGCGAGGTCAAGGACGCCGGCGAGGTGGCGCTGCTGCGGCTGGCCTGCGAGGCGGCCGACGCCGCGCTGACCGATCTGATGGCCCGCGGCGGCCTGCGGGCGGGCCGGTCGGAACGGGAGGTGAGCCGCGAGCTGGATTCCCTGATGCTCGACCACGGCGCGGACGCGGTCTCGTTCGAGACGATCGTGGCCGCCGGGCCGAACTCGGCGATCCCGCACCACCGCCCGACCGACGCGGTGCTGGAGGACGGCGATTTCGTCAAGATCGACTTCGGCGCGCTGGTCGCCGGCTACCACTCCGACATGACGCGCACGTTCGTCCTCGGCAAGGCTGGTAAAGCCGCGGCCTGGCAGCTCGAGATCTATCAGCTGGTCGCCGAGGCGCAGCGGGCCGGCCGGGAGGCGCTGAAGCCCGGCGCCGGCCTGCGCGACGTGGACGCGGCGGCCCGCCGGCTGATCGCCGACGCCGGCTACGGCGAGCAGTTCGGCCACGGCCTGGGGCACGGCGTGGGCCTGGAGATCCACGAAGCGCCGGGGATCGGGGCCACCTCCGCCGGTACACTGCTTGCGGGCTCCGTCGTGACCGTGGAGCCCGGCGTCTATTTACCCGGCCGCGGTGGTGTCCGCATCGAGGACACCTTGGTAGTGGCCGGTGAAAACCCAGAACTGCTGACCCGGTTCCCCAAGGAACTGGCCATCCTGTAG
- the aroB gene encoding 3-dehydroquinate synthase: MTGTSAPVTVRVAVEPPYPVVIGTGLTGELEGLLAGRHRVAILHQPVLAEAAEDIRNRLADKGIDTHRIEIPDAEAGKDLPVVGFIWEVLGRIGIGRKDALVSLGGGAATDVAGFAAATWLRGVDIVHVPTTLLGMVDAAVGGKTGINTEAGKNLVGAFHQPLAVLVDLAALKTLPRNELVAGMAEVVKAGFIADPVILDLIESDPRAALDPAGDVLPELIRRAVAVKAEVVAADEKESELREILNYGHTLAHAIERRERYRWRHGAAVSVGLVFAAELARLAGRLDDATAERHRSILTSLGLPVGYDADALPQLLEYMAGDKKTRAGVLRFVVLDGLAKPGRLTGPDPSLLAAAYDGLAGLEAR, from the coding sequence ATGACCGGCACCAGCGCACCGGTCACCGTGCGGGTGGCCGTCGAGCCGCCGTACCCGGTGGTGATCGGCACCGGGCTGACGGGCGAGCTGGAAGGCCTGCTCGCCGGCCGGCACCGCGTCGCGATCCTGCACCAGCCGGTGCTGGCGGAAGCCGCCGAGGATATCCGAAACCGCTTGGCCGACAAGGGGATTGACACACACCGCATCGAGATCCCGGACGCCGAGGCCGGCAAGGACCTGCCCGTCGTGGGATTCATCTGGGAAGTGTTGGGCCGCATCGGGATCGGCCGCAAGGACGCCTTGGTCAGCCTCGGCGGCGGCGCGGCCACCGACGTCGCCGGCTTCGCGGCGGCCACCTGGCTGCGCGGCGTCGACATCGTGCACGTGCCCACCACGCTGCTCGGCATGGTCGACGCGGCCGTCGGCGGCAAGACCGGCATCAACACCGAGGCGGGCAAGAACCTGGTCGGCGCGTTCCATCAGCCGCTCGCGGTCCTGGTCGACCTGGCGGCGCTGAAAACGTTGCCGCGCAACGAACTCGTCGCCGGGATGGCCGAGGTGGTCAAGGCGGGGTTCATCGCCGACCCGGTGATCCTGGACCTCATCGAGTCCGACCCGCGGGCCGCGCTGGACCCGGCGGGCGACGTGCTGCCGGAGCTGATCCGGCGCGCCGTCGCGGTCAAGGCGGAGGTCGTCGCCGCCGACGAGAAGGAGTCCGAGCTGCGCGAAATCCTCAACTACGGACACACTTTGGCGCACGCGATCGAGCGCCGGGAGCGCTACCGGTGGCGCCACGGCGCCGCGGTGTCGGTGGGCCTGGTGTTCGCCGCGGAGCTGGCCCGGCTCGCCGGCCGGCTCGACGACGCCACCGCCGAACGGCACCGCAGCATCCTGACCTCGCTCGGCCTGCCGGTCGGCTACGACGCCGACGCGCTGCCGCAGCTGCTGGAATACATGGCCGGGGACAAGAAGACCCGCGCCGGAGTGCTGCGGTTCGTCGTCCTCGACGGGCTGGCCAAGCCGGGCCGGTTGACGGGCCCGGACCCGTCGCTGCTGGCGGCCGCCTATGACGGGCTAGCGGGGCTGGAGGCCCGATGA
- a CDS encoding prepilin peptidase: protein MLAGAVLLWMGALSGYDIRQRRLPNWLTLPGAGAILLAAGLAGRGLPALAGAAALAGTYLLVHLAAPAGMGAGDVKLAIGLGGLAGCFGAGVWFLAALGAPLLTALCGVVAGWRGVRCVPHGPSMCLATGLVLLPLLR, encoded by the coding sequence ATGCTGGCGGGGGCGGTGCTGCTGTGGATGGGGGCGCTGAGCGGCTACGACATCCGGCAACGCCGGCTGCCCAACTGGTTGACGCTGCCCGGGGCCGGCGCGATCCTGCTGGCCGCCGGCTTGGCCGGCCGTGGGTTGCCCGCGCTGGCGGGGGCGGCGGCGCTGGCCGGGACGTACCTGCTGGTGCACCTGGCGGCCCCGGCGGGCATGGGCGCCGGCGACGTCAAGCTGGCGATCGGCCTGGGCGGGCTCGCCGGCTGCTTCGGCGCCGGGGTGTGGTTCCTGGCGGCGCTGGGCGCGCCGCTGTTGACCGCGCTCTGCGGTGTGGTCGCCGGGTGGCGAGGCGTGCGCTGCGTGCCGCACGGCCCGTCGATGTGCCTGGCCACCGGGCTGGTCTTGCTCCCACTCCTGCGTTGA
- a CDS encoding shikimate kinase, translating to MAPRAVLVGLPGSGKSTIGRRLARALGVGLLDTDVAIEQRTGRTIADIFATDGEAEFRRIEEDVVRAALAEHDGVVSLGGGAVTSPGVREALAGHTVVYLEIGAAEGVRRTGGSTVRPLLAGGDRAAKFKALAAERTPLYRRVATIRVDTNRRNPGAVVRYILSRLEARLEAERLPAPSPSQAAT from the coding sequence ATGGCGCCCAGGGCGGTACTCGTCGGGCTGCCGGGCTCCGGCAAGTCCACCATCGGGCGGCGGCTGGCCAGGGCGCTCGGGGTCGGCCTGCTCGACACCGACGTGGCGATCGAGCAGCGGACCGGCCGCACCATCGCCGACATCTTCGCCACCGACGGGGAGGCGGAGTTCCGCCGCATCGAGGAGGACGTGGTGCGCGCCGCGCTGGCCGAGCACGACGGCGTGGTGTCGCTCGGCGGCGGAGCCGTCACCAGCCCGGGGGTGCGCGAGGCGCTCGCCGGCCACACCGTCGTCTACCTGGAGATCGGCGCCGCCGAAGGCGTCCGGCGCACCGGCGGCAGCACCGTGCGACCGCTGCTGGCCGGGGGAGACCGCGCGGCGAAATTCAAAGCCCTGGCGGCGGAACGGACCCCGCTCTACCGGCGTGTCGCGACCATCCGGGTCGACACCAACCGGCGCAATCCCGGGGCGGTGGTCCGCTACATTCTTTCTCGCTTGGAGGCTCGCTTGGAGGCGGAGCGGCTGCCGGCACCCAGCCCGAGCCAGGCGGCCACATGA